One region of Culex pipiens pallens isolate TS chromosome 2, TS_CPP_V2, whole genome shotgun sequence genomic DNA includes:
- the LOC120420642 gene encoding ethanolaminephosphotransferase 1 isoform X2 — MIGIKYLSEAHLKGFEKYKYNSVDTSILSVYVMHPFWNWLVQFFPRWIAPNLLTFTGFLLTVVNFFLIGYYDFGFTAATKEVNPIPGWVWILAAINLFVAYTLDGIDGKQARRTGTSGPLGELFDHGLDSYSTLLIPLYVFSLFGIMDLPPVRMHFVMLNAYLNFYLSHVEKYITGVMFLPWGYDFVMWGVSITLGLTGICGPEIWQMTIFGVKPSLIFELTLYISAVLTSHPIIIHNIYKSYRDKTGKMRPFGEAIRPMISLLSLFIISTIWVLASPNSIVNMEPRMFIVLSGTIFSNINCRLIVAQMTDTRADCWNAMLSLLTAATIVCAIPYDLLGLPKLWIEYERSMLYALAFVVTVGHLHYGQGVVREMCSHFRIKCFKITTTPAAVTPNNTTTDEMVEIELGA, encoded by the exons ATGATTGGAATAAAGTACCTGAGCGAGGCCCACCTAAAGGGTTTCGAAAAATACAAG TACAACAGCGTGGACACCAGCATACTCAGCGTGTACGTGATGCACCCGTTCTGGAACTGGCTGGTGCAGTTCTTCCCGCGGTGGATAGCTCCGAACCTGCTGACGTTCACCGGCTTTCTGCTCACGGTGGTCAACTTCTTCCTGATCGGGTACTACGACTTTGGCTTCACGGCGGCCACCAAGGAGGTCAATCCGATCCCGGGCTGGGTGTGGatattggccgccatcaatCTGTTCGTGGCGTACACGCTGG ATGGAATTGACGGCAAGCAAGCGAGAAGGACGGGGACCAGCGGACCGCTGGGGGAACTGTTTGACCACGGGTTGGACTCGTACTCGACTCTGTTGATCCCCTTGTACGTGTTCAGTTTGTTTGGGATTATGGATCTACCCCCGGTTCGGATGCACTTTGTGATGCTCAACGCGTATCTGAACTTTTACCTGTCGCACGTGGAAAAGTACATCACGGGAGTTATGTTTTTGCCCTGGGGTTACGACTTCGTCATGTGG ggcGTTTCGATTACGTTGGGCCTCACGGGAATTTGTGGACCGGAGATCTGGCAAATGACTATTTTCGGCGTTAAGCCTAGCTTGATCTTCGAGTTGACTCTTTACATCTCTGCTGTATTGACGAGTCATCCGATTATCATCCACAACATTTACAA ATCATACCGGGACAAAACTGGTAAGATGCGTCCGTTTGGAGAAGCAATCCGGCCAATGATTTCCCTACTCTCGCTGTTCATCATCAGTACCATTTGGGTCCTGGCTTCGCCCAACAGTATTGTCAATATGGAGCCACGGATGTTTATTGTACTTAGTGGAACGATCTTTTCTAACATCAAC TGTCGACTAATTGTCGCCCAAATGACTGATACTAGGGCGGATTGCTGGAATGCTATGCTCAGTTTGTTGACGGCAGCGACAATCGTATGTGCCATTCCGTACGACCTATTGGGACTGCCAAAGCTTTGGATCGAGTACGAACGTAGCATGTTGTATGCGCTAGCATTCGTGGTCACGGTTGGTCATTTGCACTACGGACAGGGTGTAGTCCGGGAAATGTGCAGCCACTTCCGGATCAAGTGTTTCAAA ATAACGACGACGCCAGCCGCAGTCACGCCGAACAACACCACCACCGATGAAATGGTCGAAATTGAGCTGGGAGCTTAG
- the LOC120420642 gene encoding ethanolaminephosphotransferase 1 isoform X1 — MIGIKYLSEAHLKGFEKYKYNSVDTSILSVYVMHPFWNWLVQFFPRWIAPNLLTFTGFLLTVVNFFLIGYYDFGFTAATKEVNPIPGWVWILAAINLFVAYTLDGIDGKQARRTGTSGPLGELFDHGLDSYSTLLIPLYVFSLFGIMDLPPVRMHFVMLNAYLNFYLSHVEKYITGVMFLPWGYDFVMWGVSITLGLTGICGPEIWQMTIFGVKPSLIFELTLYISAVLTSHPIIIHNIYKSYRDKTGKMRPFGEAIRPMISLLSLFIISTIWVLASPNSIVNMEPRMFIVLSGTIFSNINCRLIVAQMTDTRADCWNAMLSLLTAATIVCAIPYDLLGLPKLWIEYERSMLYALAFVVTVGHLHYGQGVVREMCSHFRIKCFKVRISSHSSVDNTNTKNGGLTSNNNPANNGRHSRRKLM; from the exons ATGATTGGAATAAAGTACCTGAGCGAGGCCCACCTAAAGGGTTTCGAAAAATACAAG TACAACAGCGTGGACACCAGCATACTCAGCGTGTACGTGATGCACCCGTTCTGGAACTGGCTGGTGCAGTTCTTCCCGCGGTGGATAGCTCCGAACCTGCTGACGTTCACCGGCTTTCTGCTCACGGTGGTCAACTTCTTCCTGATCGGGTACTACGACTTTGGCTTCACGGCGGCCACCAAGGAGGTCAATCCGATCCCGGGCTGGGTGTGGatattggccgccatcaatCTGTTCGTGGCGTACACGCTGG ATGGAATTGACGGCAAGCAAGCGAGAAGGACGGGGACCAGCGGACCGCTGGGGGAACTGTTTGACCACGGGTTGGACTCGTACTCGACTCTGTTGATCCCCTTGTACGTGTTCAGTTTGTTTGGGATTATGGATCTACCCCCGGTTCGGATGCACTTTGTGATGCTCAACGCGTATCTGAACTTTTACCTGTCGCACGTGGAAAAGTACATCACGGGAGTTATGTTTTTGCCCTGGGGTTACGACTTCGTCATGTGG ggcGTTTCGATTACGTTGGGCCTCACGGGAATTTGTGGACCGGAGATCTGGCAAATGACTATTTTCGGCGTTAAGCCTAGCTTGATCTTCGAGTTGACTCTTTACATCTCTGCTGTATTGACGAGTCATCCGATTATCATCCACAACATTTACAA ATCATACCGGGACAAAACTGGTAAGATGCGTCCGTTTGGAGAAGCAATCCGGCCAATGATTTCCCTACTCTCGCTGTTCATCATCAGTACCATTTGGGTCCTGGCTTCGCCCAACAGTATTGTCAATATGGAGCCACGGATGTTTATTGTACTTAGTGGAACGATCTTTTCTAACATCAAC TGTCGACTAATTGTCGCCCAAATGACTGATACTAGGGCGGATTGCTGGAATGCTATGCTCAGTTTGTTGACGGCAGCGACAATCGTATGTGCCATTCCGTACGACCTATTGGGACTGCCAAAGCTTTGGATCGAGTACGAACGTAGCATGTTGTATGCGCTAGCATTCGTGGTCACGGTTGGTCATTTGCACTACGGACAGGGTGTAGTCCGGGAAATGTGCAGCCACTTCCGGATCAAGTGTTTCAAAGTAAGAATATCGTCTCACAGTAGCGTAGACAATACTAATACCAAAAATGGCGGCTTAACTTCTAACAATAATCCCGCTAACAACGGCCGTCACAGCCGAAGAAAACTTATGTAG
- the LOC120420617 gene encoding alpha-aminoadipic semialdehyde synthase, mitochondrial, whose amino-acid sequence MFRILKCRETLSPRLFYRAKHSGKVIAIRREDQSVWERRASFSPVIVKKLIKQGVKVIVQPSNRRAYPMQAYLNAGATVQEDISEASVIFGVKQVPVDALIPQKTYCFFSHTIKAQESNMPLLDACLEKNIRLIDYEKLMDRNGQRLVAFGKYAGVAGMINILHGIGLRMLALGHHTPFMHVGPAHNYRNSSMARQAVRDCGYEIALGMMPKSIGPLTFIFTGSGNVSQGAQEVFQELPIEFVPPDSLRKVAEHGSQNKLYGCEVSRADHLERREGGGFDPVEYDQYPERYISTFNKKIAPYASVIINGIYWAVGSPKLITIPDAKNLLRPADTPWLPTSRGAPALPHRMLAICDISADPGGSIEFMNECTTIDTPFCLYDADRNKDQKSFKGPGVLVCSIDNMPTQLPRESTDFFGELLYPYALDILQSDATKPLEDHKFCQPVEGAIICSNGQLTTGFEYINELRESNNRSRHKSEGSSVGKKRVLVLGAGFVSAPLVEYLHREGNVSIKVGSQIKEEADRLANRYQGIESVYINVEDESANLQNLCEESDVVVSLLPYALHGLIAKHCVAGRTHLVTASYLNDDIKALHESARDAGVTLMNEVGLDPGIDHLLALDCIQEVQEKGGTVESFVSFCGGLPAPEHSDNPLRYKFSWSPRGVLLNTLSAAKYLSKGQVVEISGGGELLTVPRELEFLPGFALEGFPNRDSTKYQELYGLSNVHTLLRGTIRYKGFSDNIKPMQLLGLIDPNPHPLLHPHGPELTWRQLVINLLGLVDAEIFYENLRIKLAERVGNLEGIEELGLLDNTPVVKMGSPLDTLSHYLSKKLAFANTERDLIVLRHDVGIRWSDGRREERGINFVAYGQPAINGGHSAMAVTVGFPAAIATKMILDGEIQQRGVVLPFTSDIYRPMLARLENEGLVATTTSKML is encoded by the exons ATGTTCCGAATCCTCAAATGTCGAGAAACCTTATCGCCGCGGTTGTTCTACCGGGCCAAACAT TCGGGCAAAGTGATAGCGATTCGTCGCGAGGATCAATCAGTATGGGAACGACGAGCCTCCTTCAGTCCGGTGATAGTGAAGAAGCTCATCAAGCAAGGCGTAAAGGTGATAGTTCAACCGTCCAACCGGCGAGCCTACCCAATGCAG GCATACTTGAATGCTGGCGCCACCGTACAGGAGGATATTAGCGAAGCGTCGGTTATTTTCGGCGTCAAGCAGGTGCCCGTCGATGCGCTGATCCCACAGAAGACGTACTGCTTCTTCTCGCACACGATCAAGGCACAAGAGTCCAATATGCCACTGCTGGATGCATGCCTGGAGAAGAACATTCGGCTGATCGATTACGAGAAGCTGATGGACCGAAACGGACAGCGGTTGGTGGCATTCGGGAAGTACGCTGGCGTCGCCGGAATGATCAACATTCTGCATGGAATTGGATTACGAATGCTAGCGCTGGGGCATCATACGCCGTTCATGCACGTGGGTCCAGCTCACAACTATCGGAATTCGTCAATGGCACGCCAAGCGGTACGAGACTGCGGTTACGAGATCGCTCTTGGTATGATGCCAAAGTCCATTGGACCACTGACGTTCATCTTCACCGGATCTGGAAATGTATCGCAAGGTGCCCAGGAGGTGTTCCAAGAGCTACCGATCGAGTTTGTCCCGCCGGATAGCTTGCGAAAGGTGGCGGAACACGGCAGCCAGAACAAACTGTATGGTTGTGAAGTGAGTCGAGCAGATCACCTGGAACGACGCGAAGGTGGAGGCTTCGATCCCGTTGAGTACGATCAATATCCGGAACGATACATCTCTACCTTCAACAAGAAGATCGCTCCGTACGCATCTGTGATCATCAACGGCATCTACTGGGCTGTAGGATCTCCCAAACTGATCACAATCCCAGACGCAAAGAATCTTCTACGACCGGCAGACACTCCATGGCTTCCGACCAGTCGCGGAGCACCCGCTCTTCCACATCGCATGCTTGCGATTTGCGACATCTCCGCCGATCCGGGTGGTTCCATCGAATTCATGAACGAGTGCACTACCATCGATACACCGTTCTGTTTGTACGACGCCGACCGTAACAAGGACCAAAAGAGTTTCAAAGGACCCGGAGTGCTCGTGTGCTCGATCGACAACATGCCAACACAGCTGCCACGGGAATCAACCGACTTCTTCGGAGAATTGCTGTACCCGTACGCCCTGGACATCCTTCAAAGTGACGCTACCAAACCTCTGGAAGATCATAAATTCTGCCAACCCGTTGAAGGTGCCATCATTTGTAGCAACGGCCAACTGACCACCGGATTCGAGTACATCAACGAACTGCGCGAATCTAACAATCGATCGCGGCACAAGTCCGAAGGCAGCAGCGTGGGTAAGAAGCGTGTCCTGGTGCTGGGCGCTGGATTCGTTTCAGCTCCATTGGTTGAATATCTGCACCGCGAGGGAAACGTCAGTATTAAAGTAGGCTCTCAAATAAAGGAAGAAGCTGATCGTCTGGCTAATCGCTACCAAGGCATCGAATCTGTGTACATCAACGTTGAGGATGAGAGCGCCAACCTGCAGAATCTGTGTGAAGAAAGTGACGTAGTCGTTTCCCTGCTGCCGTACGCCTTGCATGGTCTGATTGCCAAACATTGCGTCGCCGGAAGGACACATTTGGTGACTGCAAGCTACTTGAACGATGATATTAAAGCTCTCCACGAGTCTGCCAGAGATGCCGGGGTAACGTTGATGAACGAGGTTGGACTGGACCCAGGTATTGATCACCTGTTGGCTCTGGACTGTATCCAGGAAGTTCAGGAAAAGGGCGGCACCGTAGAATCATTTGTGAGCTTCTGCGGAGGTTTGCCAGCTCCGGAACATTCCGATAACCCACTGCGGTACAAGTTCTCGTGGTCTCCACGAGGAGTTCTTCTGAACACTTTGTCTGCTGCCAAGTACCTTAGCAAAGGACAAGTAGTAGAGATTTCTGGTGGTGGTGAGCTGTTGACCGTTCCACGTGAATTGGAGTTCTTGCCCGGATTCGCACTGGAAGGATTCCCCAATCGTGACTCCACCAAATACCAGGAACTGTACGGACTATCCAACGTGCACACTCTACTGAGAGGAACCATCCGATACAAGGGCTTCTCGGACAATATTAAGCCGATGCAGCTGCTGGGATTGATCGATCCTAATCCTCACCCCCTCCTACACCCCCATGGACCTGAACTGACCTGGCGGCAACTAGTAATTAACCTGCTCGGCCTGGTGGACGCCGAAATCTTCTACGAAAATCTGAGAATCAAACTTGCCGAGAGGGTTGGAAATCTTGAAGGCATCGAGGAACTTGGTCTGCTGGACAACACTCCTGTGGTAAAGATGGGATCTCCACTGGACACTCTGAGTCACTACCTGTCTAAGAAGCTAGCCTTCG CAAACACGGAACGCGACCTGATCGTTCTACGCCATGACGTCGGAATCCGCTGGAGCGACGGCCGCCGCGAAGAACGGGGCATCAACTTTGTTGCGTACGGACAACCGGCCATCAACGGAGGCCACTCTGCTATGGCTGTGACGGTGGGATTCCCCGCTGCGATAGCCACCAAGATGATCCTTGACG GCGAAATTCAACAGCGCGGCGTGGTACTTCCGTTTACTTCCGACATCTATCGGCCCATGCTGGCCCGGCTGGAGAATGAGGGATTGGTGGCGACAACGACTTCTAAAATGCTCTAA